One Asterias rubens chromosome 1, eAstRub1.3, whole genome shotgun sequence genomic region harbors:
- the LOC117294487 gene encoding echinoidin-like, protein MASSFSVITFSILVALLQSHFLIVSPCMSCISPWTSFGNHCYLIVADKKTFNEAEQYCQSLSRHGRPSHLASIMSQEENDFLVLLIRSTFNQVDTKSWFGYHNDRFNASSTWQFIDGNLFMGYTNWRSDSPSGDGYCAELVQTATTGFWNDLPCTENNKNSVCKIAARF, encoded by the coding sequence ATGGCAAGTTCTTTCAGTGTCATCACTTTCAGTATTCTTGTAGCTCTCCTTCAGTCACATTTCCTGATCGTATCTCCCTGCATGTCCTGCATCAGTCCATGGACAAGTTTTGGGAATCATTGCTACCTTATCGTGGCGGATAAGAAGACCTTTAATGAAGCTGAACAGTACTGTCAGAGTTTGTCACGCCATGGCAGACCATCTCATCTGGCATCCATTATGAGCCAAGAGGAAAATGATTTCCTTGTCCTTCTTATCAGATCCACTTTCAACCAAGTCGATACGAAATCCTGGTTTGGCTACCACAATGACAGATTCAATGCCTCTTCAACCTGGCAGTTTATTGATGGCAACCTTTTCATGGGTTACACCAACTGGAGATCTGACTCCCCCAGCGGCGATGGATACTGCGCCGAGTTGGTTCAAACTGCGACAACTGGCTTTTGGAATGACCTGCCATGtactgaaaacaacaaaaattccGTCTGTAAAATAGCAGCCAGGTTCTAA